In Gossypium arboreum isolate Shixiya-1 chromosome 5, ASM2569848v2, whole genome shotgun sequence, a single genomic region encodes these proteins:
- the LOC108450028 gene encoding phosphoprotein ECPP44 — translation MAEEHTSKAPELESNVSGEGAVESKERGLFDFMGKKEEEKPQEEVIVTEFEKVNIEETKAEEEGEEKKKHGLLEKLHRSDSSSSSSSSDEEEGEGEEKKKKKKKEKKGLEEKIEEKLEGEKKEEDTSVPVEKCDEPVVQPETPEKKGFLEKIKEKLPGQHKKAEEASSPAPAPAAEPHHEEESKEKKGILEKIKEKLPGYHSKSDEEKEKA, via the exons ATGGCCGAGGAGCATACCAGCAAGGCCCCTGAGTTGGAGAGCAACGTTAGCGGTGAAGGAGCAGTGGAGAGCAAGGAGCGAGGGTTGTTCGATTTCATGGggaagaaagaagaggagaagcCTCAAGAGGAGGTGATCGTAACCGAGTTTGAAAAGGTTAATATCGAAGAGACAAAGGCAGAGGAAGAAGGTGAGGAGAAGAAGAAGCATGGTCTCCTGGAGAAGCTTCACCGATCAGATAGCAGCAGCTCCAGCTCT TCAAGCGACGAGGAAGAAGGTGaaggagaagagaagaagaagaagaaaaagaaggagaAGAAGGGACTGGAAGAAaagattgaagagaaattagaaggggaaaagaaagaagaggacACCTCAGTTCCAGTAGAGAAGTGCGATGAGCCAGTAGTCCAGCCAGAGACGCCAGAGAAGAAAGGTTTCCTCGAGAAGATCAAGGAGAAACTCCCTGGACAACACAAGAAAGCTGAAGAGGCCAGTAGCCCGGCTCCAGCCCCAGCAGCTGAGCCCCATCACGAAGAGGAGTCAAAGGAAAAGAAGGGAATTTtggagaaaatcaaggagaagCTTCCTGGTTACCACTCCAAATcagatgaagaaaaagaaaaggcttGA
- the LOC108450940 gene encoding neutral ceramidase 2-like isoform X1: MLDGLSSEEHTDKMHKHQHLLPIFVSLCAAFALIDEVDGEYLIGVGSYDMTGPAAGVNMMGYANIDQNTAGIHFRLRARTFIVAESSQGARFAFVNLDAGMASQLVTIKVLQRLKTRLGDLYTQENLAISGTHTHAGPAGYLQYVVYSVTSLGFINQTFDAIVTAIEQSIIQAHNNLKPGSIFLNTGDVENAGINRSPSAYLFNPPEERARYTTNVDTTMTLLKLLDSASNRSIGAFSWFATHGTSMSRENRLISGDNKGAAARFLEDWFTFSNNSLSTRNTKFSTIQSKHISDCPHYFCLNSDNDKKREHSMHCVIDIKDISTLRNKAQKIKATGGKPCGKTTSQGFKVRKNDGSSFVGAFCQSNVGDVTPNVLGAFCTDTGKPCDFNHSSCNGNDQLCVGRGPGYPNEILSTKIIGERQFEKAVELFSSATNPLSGKIDYRHAYINFTSIEVQLNESTVVKTCPAAVGAGFAAGTTDGPGVFGFQQGDTEINEMWKRLRDLLKEPSQYQVDCQKPKPVLLSTGEMFVPYAWAPAILPIQILRLGNFVILSVPGEFTTMAGRRLREAVKETLINNGNGEFDNETHVVIAGLTNTYSQYIATFEEYKQQRYEAASTLYGPHTLSAYIQEFKKLAKAMATGEQLGGTGLSPPDLSSVQLSLLQDPLGDSPPPGKRFGDMQQDVAQPKGGSFKKGDKPSATFCSANPRYDLLIEGTFAVVEMLQGERWVPVYDDDDFCLYFKWNVTVDNGSLYGLATIEWEVPEDATSGVYRLRHFGSSKKTKDYPNEYFTGASSAFTVS, encoded by the exons aTGCTTGATGGATTATCTAGTGAGGAACACACTGACAAAATGCATAAACACCAGCATTTGTTAccgatttttgtttctctttgtGCAGCTTTTGCCTTGATAGATGAAGTTGATGGCGAGTATTTGATTGGAGTCGGGAGCTACGATATGACGGGTCCTGCCGCTGGGGTTAACATGATGGGCTATGCTAACATAGATCAGAATACGGCCGGAATCCATTTCCGACTACGAGCAAGAACTTTCATTGTTGCTGAAAGTTCTCAAGGTGCAAGGTTTGCTTTTGTTAATCTTGATGCAGGCATGGCATCGCAGCTTGTCACTATAAAAGTGCTTCAGAGACTCAAAACAAG GTTAGGAGATTTGTATACACAAGAAAATTTGGCGATCAGTGGCACGCATACACATGCTGGGCCTGCTGGTTACTTGCAGTACGTGGTTTACTCTGTTACTTCACTAGGGTTTATCAACCAAACGTTCGATGCGATTGTCACGGCGATCGAGCAAAGCATTATTCAGGCTCACAACAACCTAAAACCTGGCTCAATCTTCCTGAACACCG GGGATGTGGAAAATGCGGGAATAAATAGGAGCCCAAGTGCGTACCTGTTCAACCCTCCAGAAGAAAGGGCTAGATACACCACCAACGTTGATACAACAATGACCCTGTTGAAGCTTTTGGATAGTGCAAGCAATAGGAGCATAGGTGCATTCTCCTGGTTTGCCACGCATGGAACGTCCATGAGCCGAGAAAACAGGCTCATCAGTGGAGACAACAAGGGCGCCGCTGCCAGGTTTTTGGAAGACTGGTTCACTTTTAGCAACAATTCCCTCTCTACTCGAAACACCAAGTTTTCTACCATTCAAAGTAAGCATATCTCCGATTGCCCTcattatttttgtttaaattcaGATAACGATAAAAAAAGAGAACATTCCATGCACTGTGTGATAGACATC AAAGACATCAGCACACTAAGAAACAAAGCTCAAAAGATTAAGGCCACGGGAGGAAAACCCTGTGGGAAAACAACCAGCCAAGGCTTCAAGGTGAGGAAAAACGATGGGTCCAGCTTTGTGGGGGCTTTCTGCCAATCAAATGTTGGAGATGTGACCCCAAATGTGCTAGGAGCATTTTGCACAGACACGGGCAAGCCTTGTGATTTCAATCACTCGTCTTGTAATGGCAATGACCAGCTTTGCGTGGGGCGTGGCCCAGG ATACCCAAATGAAATATTGAGCACAAAGATCATAGGAGAGAGGCAATTCGAAAAGGCCGTGGAGCTATTCAGTTCTGCTACTAATCCTTTGAGTGGAAAAATTGATTACCGCCACGCGTATATAAATTTCACTAGCATTGAAGTGCAATTGAATGAAAGTACCGTGGTAAAGACTTGTCCAGCAGCTGTTGGCGCGGGTTTTGCTGCTGGAACTACAGATGGGCCCGGAGTGTTCGGTTTTCAACAAGGAGACACCGAG ATAAACGAGATGTGGAAACGATTAAGGGACTTGTTGAAAGAGCCTAGCCAGTATCAGGTAGATTGCCAAAAACCCAAGCCCGTTTTGCTTAGCACTGGCGAAATGTTTGTCCCCTATGCTTGGGCG CCCGCTATACTCCCAATTCAAATTCTGCGGTTGGGGAATTTTGTTATCTTATCTGTGCCTGGAG AGTTCACGACAATGGCTGGTCGGCGGCTGAGGGAAGCAGTTAAAGAGACATTGATAAATAATGGGAATGGAGAATTTGATAACGAGACACATGTTGTAATAGCAGGGCTCACAAACACTTATTCTCAGTATATAGCAACTTTTGAGGAGTACAAGCAGCAGCGATACGAG GCTGCTTCAACACTATATGGTCCTCATACATTATCAGCTTACATCCAAGAGTTTAAGAAACTTGCAAAAGCAATGGCTACAGGAGAACAACTCGGTGGAACCGGCTTGTCACCGCCGGATCTTTCCTCTGTTCAACTCAGCCTCTTACAAGATCCTCTAGGAGACTCACCGCCCCCTGGCAAAAGATTTGGAGACATGCAGCAAGATGTTGCTCAACCAAAAGGCGGATCATTCAAGAAGGGAGATAAACCGAGTGCTACGTTTTGCAGCGCTAATCCAAGGTATGACCTGCTGATAGAAGGCACATTTGCAGTAGTAGAGATGCTTCAAGGCGAGAGGTGGGTTCCAGTGTACGACGATGACGATTTTTGCTTGTATTTCAAGTGGAATGTAACAGTTGATAACGGTAGTTTGTATGGTCTGGCAACCATTGAATGGGAAGTGCCAGAGGATGCTACTTCCGGGGTTTATCGGCTCAGGCACTTTGGATCGTCTAAGAAAACGAAGGACTATCCAAATGAGTACTTTACAGGCGCATCCAGTGCATTCACGGTGTCATGA
- the LOC108450940 gene encoding neutral ceramidase 2-like isoform X2: MLDGLSSEEHTDKMHKHQHLLPIFVSLCAAFALIDEVDGEYLIGVGSYDMTGPAAGVNMMGYANIDQNTAGIHFRLRARTFIVAESSQGARFAFVNLDAGMASQLVTIKVLQRLKTRLGDLYTQENLAISGTHTHAGPAGYLQYVVYSVTSLGFINQTFDAIVTAIEQSIIQAHNNLKPGSIFLNTGDVENAGINRSPSAYLFNPPEERARYTTNVDTTMTLLKLLDSASNRSIGAFSWFATHGTSMSRENRLISGDNKGAAARFLEDWFTFSNNSLSTRNTKFSTIQSKHISDCPHYFCLNSDNDKKREHSMHCVIDIIKATGGKPCGKTTSQGFKVRKNDGSSFVGAFCQSNVGDVTPNVLGAFCTDTGKPCDFNHSSCNGNDQLCVGRGPGYPNEILSTKIIGERQFEKAVELFSSATNPLSGKIDYRHAYINFTSIEVQLNESTVVKTCPAAVGAGFAAGTTDGPGVFGFQQGDTEINEMWKRLRDLLKEPSQYQVDCQKPKPVLLSTGEMFVPYAWAPAILPIQILRLGNFVILSVPGEFTTMAGRRLREAVKETLINNGNGEFDNETHVVIAGLTNTYSQYIATFEEYKQQRYEAASTLYGPHTLSAYIQEFKKLAKAMATGEQLGGTGLSPPDLSSVQLSLLQDPLGDSPPPGKRFGDMQQDVAQPKGGSFKKGDKPSATFCSANPRYDLLIEGTFAVVEMLQGERWVPVYDDDDFCLYFKWNVTVDNGSLYGLATIEWEVPEDATSGVYRLRHFGSSKKTKDYPNEYFTGASSAFTVS; the protein is encoded by the exons aTGCTTGATGGATTATCTAGTGAGGAACACACTGACAAAATGCATAAACACCAGCATTTGTTAccgatttttgtttctctttgtGCAGCTTTTGCCTTGATAGATGAAGTTGATGGCGAGTATTTGATTGGAGTCGGGAGCTACGATATGACGGGTCCTGCCGCTGGGGTTAACATGATGGGCTATGCTAACATAGATCAGAATACGGCCGGAATCCATTTCCGACTACGAGCAAGAACTTTCATTGTTGCTGAAAGTTCTCAAGGTGCAAGGTTTGCTTTTGTTAATCTTGATGCAGGCATGGCATCGCAGCTTGTCACTATAAAAGTGCTTCAGAGACTCAAAACAAG GTTAGGAGATTTGTATACACAAGAAAATTTGGCGATCAGTGGCACGCATACACATGCTGGGCCTGCTGGTTACTTGCAGTACGTGGTTTACTCTGTTACTTCACTAGGGTTTATCAACCAAACGTTCGATGCGATTGTCACGGCGATCGAGCAAAGCATTATTCAGGCTCACAACAACCTAAAACCTGGCTCAATCTTCCTGAACACCG GGGATGTGGAAAATGCGGGAATAAATAGGAGCCCAAGTGCGTACCTGTTCAACCCTCCAGAAGAAAGGGCTAGATACACCACCAACGTTGATACAACAATGACCCTGTTGAAGCTTTTGGATAGTGCAAGCAATAGGAGCATAGGTGCATTCTCCTGGTTTGCCACGCATGGAACGTCCATGAGCCGAGAAAACAGGCTCATCAGTGGAGACAACAAGGGCGCCGCTGCCAGGTTTTTGGAAGACTGGTTCACTTTTAGCAACAATTCCCTCTCTACTCGAAACACCAAGTTTTCTACCATTCAAAGTAAGCATATCTCCGATTGCCCTcattatttttgtttaaattcaGATAACGATAAAAAAAGAGAACATTCCATGCACTGTGTGATAGACATC ATTAAGGCCACGGGAGGAAAACCCTGTGGGAAAACAACCAGCCAAGGCTTCAAGGTGAGGAAAAACGATGGGTCCAGCTTTGTGGGGGCTTTCTGCCAATCAAATGTTGGAGATGTGACCCCAAATGTGCTAGGAGCATTTTGCACAGACACGGGCAAGCCTTGTGATTTCAATCACTCGTCTTGTAATGGCAATGACCAGCTTTGCGTGGGGCGTGGCCCAGG ATACCCAAATGAAATATTGAGCACAAAGATCATAGGAGAGAGGCAATTCGAAAAGGCCGTGGAGCTATTCAGTTCTGCTACTAATCCTTTGAGTGGAAAAATTGATTACCGCCACGCGTATATAAATTTCACTAGCATTGAAGTGCAATTGAATGAAAGTACCGTGGTAAAGACTTGTCCAGCAGCTGTTGGCGCGGGTTTTGCTGCTGGAACTACAGATGGGCCCGGAGTGTTCGGTTTTCAACAAGGAGACACCGAG ATAAACGAGATGTGGAAACGATTAAGGGACTTGTTGAAAGAGCCTAGCCAGTATCAGGTAGATTGCCAAAAACCCAAGCCCGTTTTGCTTAGCACTGGCGAAATGTTTGTCCCCTATGCTTGGGCG CCCGCTATACTCCCAATTCAAATTCTGCGGTTGGGGAATTTTGTTATCTTATCTGTGCCTGGAG AGTTCACGACAATGGCTGGTCGGCGGCTGAGGGAAGCAGTTAAAGAGACATTGATAAATAATGGGAATGGAGAATTTGATAACGAGACACATGTTGTAATAGCAGGGCTCACAAACACTTATTCTCAGTATATAGCAACTTTTGAGGAGTACAAGCAGCAGCGATACGAG GCTGCTTCAACACTATATGGTCCTCATACATTATCAGCTTACATCCAAGAGTTTAAGAAACTTGCAAAAGCAATGGCTACAGGAGAACAACTCGGTGGAACCGGCTTGTCACCGCCGGATCTTTCCTCTGTTCAACTCAGCCTCTTACAAGATCCTCTAGGAGACTCACCGCCCCCTGGCAAAAGATTTGGAGACATGCAGCAAGATGTTGCTCAACCAAAAGGCGGATCATTCAAGAAGGGAGATAAACCGAGTGCTACGTTTTGCAGCGCTAATCCAAGGTATGACCTGCTGATAGAAGGCACATTTGCAGTAGTAGAGATGCTTCAAGGCGAGAGGTGGGTTCCAGTGTACGACGATGACGATTTTTGCTTGTATTTCAAGTGGAATGTAACAGTTGATAACGGTAGTTTGTATGGTCTGGCAACCATTGAATGGGAAGTGCCAGAGGATGCTACTTCCGGGGTTTATCGGCTCAGGCACTTTGGATCGTCTAAGAAAACGAAGGACTATCCAAATGAGTACTTTACAGGCGCATCCAGTGCATTCACGGTGTCATGA
- the LOC108450940 gene encoding neutral ceramidase 2-like isoform X3, whose translation MLDGLSSEEHTDKMHKHQHLLPIFVSLCAAFALIDEVDGEYLIGVGSYDMTGPAAGVNMMGYANIDQNTAGIHFRLRARTFIVAESSQGARFAFVNLDAGMASQLVTIKVLQRLKTRLGDLYTQENLAISGTHTHAGPAGYLQYVVYSVTSLGFINQTFDAIVTAIEQSIIQAHNNLKPGSIFLNTGDVENAGINRSPSAYLFNPPEERARYTTNVDTTMTLLKLLDSASNRSIGAFSWFATHGTSMSRENRLISGDNKGAAARFLEDWFTFSNNSLSTRNTKFSTIQNISTLRNKAQKIKATGGKPCGKTTSQGFKVRKNDGSSFVGAFCQSNVGDVTPNVLGAFCTDTGKPCDFNHSSCNGNDQLCVGRGPGYPNEILSTKIIGERQFEKAVELFSSATNPLSGKIDYRHAYINFTSIEVQLNESTVVKTCPAAVGAGFAAGTTDGPGVFGFQQGDTEINEMWKRLRDLLKEPSQYQVDCQKPKPVLLSTGEMFVPYAWAPAILPIQILRLGNFVILSVPGEFTTMAGRRLREAVKETLINNGNGEFDNETHVVIAGLTNTYSQYIATFEEYKQQRYEAASTLYGPHTLSAYIQEFKKLAKAMATGEQLGGTGLSPPDLSSVQLSLLQDPLGDSPPPGKRFGDMQQDVAQPKGGSFKKGDKPSATFCSANPRYDLLIEGTFAVVEMLQGERWVPVYDDDDFCLYFKWNVTVDNGSLYGLATIEWEVPEDATSGVYRLRHFGSSKKTKDYPNEYFTGASSAFTVS comes from the exons aTGCTTGATGGATTATCTAGTGAGGAACACACTGACAAAATGCATAAACACCAGCATTTGTTAccgatttttgtttctctttgtGCAGCTTTTGCCTTGATAGATGAAGTTGATGGCGAGTATTTGATTGGAGTCGGGAGCTACGATATGACGGGTCCTGCCGCTGGGGTTAACATGATGGGCTATGCTAACATAGATCAGAATACGGCCGGAATCCATTTCCGACTACGAGCAAGAACTTTCATTGTTGCTGAAAGTTCTCAAGGTGCAAGGTTTGCTTTTGTTAATCTTGATGCAGGCATGGCATCGCAGCTTGTCACTATAAAAGTGCTTCAGAGACTCAAAACAAG GTTAGGAGATTTGTATACACAAGAAAATTTGGCGATCAGTGGCACGCATACACATGCTGGGCCTGCTGGTTACTTGCAGTACGTGGTTTACTCTGTTACTTCACTAGGGTTTATCAACCAAACGTTCGATGCGATTGTCACGGCGATCGAGCAAAGCATTATTCAGGCTCACAACAACCTAAAACCTGGCTCAATCTTCCTGAACACCG GGGATGTGGAAAATGCGGGAATAAATAGGAGCCCAAGTGCGTACCTGTTCAACCCTCCAGAAGAAAGGGCTAGATACACCACCAACGTTGATACAACAATGACCCTGTTGAAGCTTTTGGATAGTGCAAGCAATAGGAGCATAGGTGCATTCTCCTGGTTTGCCACGCATGGAACGTCCATGAGCCGAGAAAACAGGCTCATCAGTGGAGACAACAAGGGCGCCGCTGCCAGGTTTTTGGAAGACTGGTTCACTTTTAGCAACAATTCCCTCTCTACTCGAAACACCAAGTTTTCTACCATTCAAA ACATCAGCACACTAAGAAACAAAGCTCAAAAGATTAAGGCCACGGGAGGAAAACCCTGTGGGAAAACAACCAGCCAAGGCTTCAAGGTGAGGAAAAACGATGGGTCCAGCTTTGTGGGGGCTTTCTGCCAATCAAATGTTGGAGATGTGACCCCAAATGTGCTAGGAGCATTTTGCACAGACACGGGCAAGCCTTGTGATTTCAATCACTCGTCTTGTAATGGCAATGACCAGCTTTGCGTGGGGCGTGGCCCAGG ATACCCAAATGAAATATTGAGCACAAAGATCATAGGAGAGAGGCAATTCGAAAAGGCCGTGGAGCTATTCAGTTCTGCTACTAATCCTTTGAGTGGAAAAATTGATTACCGCCACGCGTATATAAATTTCACTAGCATTGAAGTGCAATTGAATGAAAGTACCGTGGTAAAGACTTGTCCAGCAGCTGTTGGCGCGGGTTTTGCTGCTGGAACTACAGATGGGCCCGGAGTGTTCGGTTTTCAACAAGGAGACACCGAG ATAAACGAGATGTGGAAACGATTAAGGGACTTGTTGAAAGAGCCTAGCCAGTATCAGGTAGATTGCCAAAAACCCAAGCCCGTTTTGCTTAGCACTGGCGAAATGTTTGTCCCCTATGCTTGGGCG CCCGCTATACTCCCAATTCAAATTCTGCGGTTGGGGAATTTTGTTATCTTATCTGTGCCTGGAG AGTTCACGACAATGGCTGGTCGGCGGCTGAGGGAAGCAGTTAAAGAGACATTGATAAATAATGGGAATGGAGAATTTGATAACGAGACACATGTTGTAATAGCAGGGCTCACAAACACTTATTCTCAGTATATAGCAACTTTTGAGGAGTACAAGCAGCAGCGATACGAG GCTGCTTCAACACTATATGGTCCTCATACATTATCAGCTTACATCCAAGAGTTTAAGAAACTTGCAAAAGCAATGGCTACAGGAGAACAACTCGGTGGAACCGGCTTGTCACCGCCGGATCTTTCCTCTGTTCAACTCAGCCTCTTACAAGATCCTCTAGGAGACTCACCGCCCCCTGGCAAAAGATTTGGAGACATGCAGCAAGATGTTGCTCAACCAAAAGGCGGATCATTCAAGAAGGGAGATAAACCGAGTGCTACGTTTTGCAGCGCTAATCCAAGGTATGACCTGCTGATAGAAGGCACATTTGCAGTAGTAGAGATGCTTCAAGGCGAGAGGTGGGTTCCAGTGTACGACGATGACGATTTTTGCTTGTATTTCAAGTGGAATGTAACAGTTGATAACGGTAGTTTGTATGGTCTGGCAACCATTGAATGGGAAGTGCCAGAGGATGCTACTTCCGGGGTTTATCGGCTCAGGCACTTTGGATCGTCTAAGAAAACGAAGGACTATCCAAATGAGTACTTTACAGGCGCATCCAGTGCATTCACGGTGTCATGA
- the LOC108450940 gene encoding neutral ceramidase 2-like isoform X4: MLDGLSSEEHTDKMHKHQHLLPIFVSLCAAFALIDEVDGEYLIGVGSYDMTGPAAGVNMMGYANIDQNTAGIHFRLRARTFIVAESSQGARFAFVNLDAGMASQLVTIKVLQRLKTRLGDLYTQENLAISGTHTHAGPAGYLQYVVYSVTSLGFINQTFDAIVTAIEQSIIQAHNNLKPGSIFLNTGDVENAGINRSPSAYLFNPPEERARYTTNVDTTMTLLKLLDSASNRSIGAFSWFATHGTSMSRENRLISGDNKGAAARFLEDWFTFSNNSLSTRNTKFSTIQSNTLRNKAQKIKATGGKPCGKTTSQGFKVRKNDGSSFVGAFCQSNVGDVTPNVLGAFCTDTGKPCDFNHSSCNGNDQLCVGRGPGYPNEILSTKIIGERQFEKAVELFSSATNPLSGKIDYRHAYINFTSIEVQLNESTVVKTCPAAVGAGFAAGTTDGPGVFGFQQGDTEINEMWKRLRDLLKEPSQYQVDCQKPKPVLLSTGEMFVPYAWAPAILPIQILRLGNFVILSVPGEFTTMAGRRLREAVKETLINNGNGEFDNETHVVIAGLTNTYSQYIATFEEYKQQRYEAASTLYGPHTLSAYIQEFKKLAKAMATGEQLGGTGLSPPDLSSVQLSLLQDPLGDSPPPGKRFGDMQQDVAQPKGGSFKKGDKPSATFCSANPRYDLLIEGTFAVVEMLQGERWVPVYDDDDFCLYFKWNVTVDNGSLYGLATIEWEVPEDATSGVYRLRHFGSSKKTKDYPNEYFTGASSAFTVS; this comes from the exons aTGCTTGATGGATTATCTAGTGAGGAACACACTGACAAAATGCATAAACACCAGCATTTGTTAccgatttttgtttctctttgtGCAGCTTTTGCCTTGATAGATGAAGTTGATGGCGAGTATTTGATTGGAGTCGGGAGCTACGATATGACGGGTCCTGCCGCTGGGGTTAACATGATGGGCTATGCTAACATAGATCAGAATACGGCCGGAATCCATTTCCGACTACGAGCAAGAACTTTCATTGTTGCTGAAAGTTCTCAAGGTGCAAGGTTTGCTTTTGTTAATCTTGATGCAGGCATGGCATCGCAGCTTGTCACTATAAAAGTGCTTCAGAGACTCAAAACAAG GTTAGGAGATTTGTATACACAAGAAAATTTGGCGATCAGTGGCACGCATACACATGCTGGGCCTGCTGGTTACTTGCAGTACGTGGTTTACTCTGTTACTTCACTAGGGTTTATCAACCAAACGTTCGATGCGATTGTCACGGCGATCGAGCAAAGCATTATTCAGGCTCACAACAACCTAAAACCTGGCTCAATCTTCCTGAACACCG GGGATGTGGAAAATGCGGGAATAAATAGGAGCCCAAGTGCGTACCTGTTCAACCCTCCAGAAGAAAGGGCTAGATACACCACCAACGTTGATACAACAATGACCCTGTTGAAGCTTTTGGATAGTGCAAGCAATAGGAGCATAGGTGCATTCTCCTGGTTTGCCACGCATGGAACGTCCATGAGCCGAGAAAACAGGCTCATCAGTGGAGACAACAAGGGCGCCGCTGCCAGGTTTTTGGAAGACTGGTTCACTTTTAGCAACAATTCCCTCTCTACTCGAAACACCAAGTTTTCTACCATTCAAAGTAA CACACTAAGAAACAAAGCTCAAAAGATTAAGGCCACGGGAGGAAAACCCTGTGGGAAAACAACCAGCCAAGGCTTCAAGGTGAGGAAAAACGATGGGTCCAGCTTTGTGGGGGCTTTCTGCCAATCAAATGTTGGAGATGTGACCCCAAATGTGCTAGGAGCATTTTGCACAGACACGGGCAAGCCTTGTGATTTCAATCACTCGTCTTGTAATGGCAATGACCAGCTTTGCGTGGGGCGTGGCCCAGG ATACCCAAATGAAATATTGAGCACAAAGATCATAGGAGAGAGGCAATTCGAAAAGGCCGTGGAGCTATTCAGTTCTGCTACTAATCCTTTGAGTGGAAAAATTGATTACCGCCACGCGTATATAAATTTCACTAGCATTGAAGTGCAATTGAATGAAAGTACCGTGGTAAAGACTTGTCCAGCAGCTGTTGGCGCGGGTTTTGCTGCTGGAACTACAGATGGGCCCGGAGTGTTCGGTTTTCAACAAGGAGACACCGAG ATAAACGAGATGTGGAAACGATTAAGGGACTTGTTGAAAGAGCCTAGCCAGTATCAGGTAGATTGCCAAAAACCCAAGCCCGTTTTGCTTAGCACTGGCGAAATGTTTGTCCCCTATGCTTGGGCG CCCGCTATACTCCCAATTCAAATTCTGCGGTTGGGGAATTTTGTTATCTTATCTGTGCCTGGAG AGTTCACGACAATGGCTGGTCGGCGGCTGAGGGAAGCAGTTAAAGAGACATTGATAAATAATGGGAATGGAGAATTTGATAACGAGACACATGTTGTAATAGCAGGGCTCACAAACACTTATTCTCAGTATATAGCAACTTTTGAGGAGTACAAGCAGCAGCGATACGAG GCTGCTTCAACACTATATGGTCCTCATACATTATCAGCTTACATCCAAGAGTTTAAGAAACTTGCAAAAGCAATGGCTACAGGAGAACAACTCGGTGGAACCGGCTTGTCACCGCCGGATCTTTCCTCTGTTCAACTCAGCCTCTTACAAGATCCTCTAGGAGACTCACCGCCCCCTGGCAAAAGATTTGGAGACATGCAGCAAGATGTTGCTCAACCAAAAGGCGGATCATTCAAGAAGGGAGATAAACCGAGTGCTACGTTTTGCAGCGCTAATCCAAGGTATGACCTGCTGATAGAAGGCACATTTGCAGTAGTAGAGATGCTTCAAGGCGAGAGGTGGGTTCCAGTGTACGACGATGACGATTTTTGCTTGTATTTCAAGTGGAATGTAACAGTTGATAACGGTAGTTTGTATGGTCTGGCAACCATTGAATGGGAAGTGCCAGAGGATGCTACTTCCGGGGTTTATCGGCTCAGGCACTTTGGATCGTCTAAGAAAACGAAGGACTATCCAAATGAGTACTTTACAGGCGCATCCAGTGCATTCACGGTGTCATGA